In one Chloroflexota bacterium genomic region, the following are encoded:
- a CDS encoding M28 family peptidase, which yields MRMLSRAIIFFLALFAMGCGGTPTPTPPTPTPAPKIFDGDHAYAHVTEQMKLGPRPSGSAANRALADYIATKLKESKWTVVTQDFQYRGVPIRNVIGKLAEGRGPIIILGAHFDTRPLADQDRANATKPVPGANDGASGVAVLLELARVLDASKLKNEVWLAFFDAEDNGYLPTCALIAVPCDSVLWPFSVGAEYVAANLTAKPEYVVVVDMIGDADQNIYYEQNSDKELQEKLWGIAAKLGYASNFIAQDKWSMEDDHTPFLQRGIRAVDLIDFDYPYWHTIQDTADKVSGASLERVGRVIQTWLETR from the coding sequence ATGCGAATGTTGTCTCGCGCGATTATTTTTTTTCTCGCGTTGTTCGCGATGGGATGTGGCGGGACGCCGACGCCAACGCCACCGACGCCAACACCGGCGCCAAAAATTTTCGACGGCGACCACGCGTACGCACATGTGACCGAGCAAATGAAACTGGGTCCGCGTCCGTCGGGCAGTGCGGCGAATCGCGCGCTCGCGGATTACATCGCGACGAAACTCAAAGAATCCAAATGGACCGTAGTTACACAAGACTTTCAATACCGCGGCGTGCCGATTCGCAACGTCATCGGCAAGCTTGCAGAGGGCAGGGGACCGATCATTATTCTCGGCGCACATTTCGACACGCGCCCGCTCGCGGATCAAGACCGCGCGAATGCGACCAAGCCGGTACCGGGCGCGAACGACGGTGCGAGCGGTGTCGCAGTGTTACTCGAACTCGCGCGCGTGCTCGATGCGTCGAAACTCAAAAACGAAGTGTGGCTCGCGTTTTTCGACGCGGAGGATAACGGCTATCTGCCAACGTGCGCGCTCATCGCCGTGCCGTGCGACTCGGTGTTGTGGCCCTTTTCAGTCGGCGCGGAGTACGTCGCGGCGAATCTGACGGCGAAACCGGAATACGTTGTCGTCGTGGACATGATCGGCGATGCCGACCAGAACATTTACTACGAGCAAAACTCGGACAAGGAATTGCAAGAAAAATTATGGGGCATCGCCGCCAAATTGGGCTACGCGAGTAATTTCATCGCGCAGGACAAGTGGAGCATGGAAGACGATCACACGCCGTTTCTTCAGCGCGGCATTCGTGCCGTGGATTTGATTGATTTCGATTATCCGTACTGGCACACGATCCAGGATACGGCTGACAAGGTATCGGGCGCGAGTTTGGAGCGCGTGGGTCGTGTGATACAAACCTGGCTCGAAACGCGATAA
- a CDS encoding 3-oxoacid CoA-transferase, producing the protein MGQQSERYNVMELMVCVSARQLEDGKTAMIGTGMPLAAAMLAQKTAAPSLVLLFEAGSVAPQLPRLPISVADSCTQSGCLLHGSMNEVMEACQRGIVDYTFLGGAQIDMYGNINSTMIGANYQKPKVRLPGSGGANDLASFCWKTLVITPHDKRRFTNQLDFLTTPGYLTGPGARERAGLPPDTGPYKVISTLALMGYDPATKRMRVESLHPGVSQEDVIANTGFEMLFADPLPVTLEPTDTELRILREEVDPQGFVIGKRAQ; encoded by the coding sequence ATGGGACAACAATCCGAACGCTATAACGTGATGGAGTTGATGGTGTGCGTTTCCGCGCGCCAACTCGAAGATGGTAAGACCGCGATGATCGGCACTGGGATGCCGCTCGCCGCCGCGATGCTCGCGCAAAAAACTGCCGCGCCGAGTCTCGTGTTGCTGTTCGAAGCGGGGAGCGTCGCGCCGCAATTACCCAGACTGCCGATTTCCGTCGCCGATTCGTGTACGCAATCCGGCTGTCTTTTGCACGGTAGCATGAATGAAGTGATGGAAGCATGTCAGCGCGGGATTGTGGATTACACGTTTTTGGGCGGCGCGCAGATTGATATGTACGGCAACATCAATTCGACGATGATCGGCGCGAATTATCAAAAGCCCAAGGTGCGTTTGCCCGGGAGCGGCGGCGCGAACGATCTCGCGTCGTTTTGTTGGAAGACGCTCGTCATCACGCCGCACGACAAACGCCGTTTCACCAACCAGTTGGATTTTCTGACGACGCCGGGTTACTTGACCGGACCGGGCGCGCGCGAACGCGCCGGGCTGCCGCCGGATACCGGTCCGTACAAAGTGATTAGCACGCTCGCACTGATGGGGTACGACCCGGCAACCAAACGGATGCGCGTCGAAAGTTTGCATCCTGGGGTGAGCCAAGAGGACGTGATCGCCAACACGGGGTTTGAAATGTTGTTCGCTGATCCATTGCCGGTCACGCTCGAACCGACCGACACAGAGTTACGCATTTTGCGAGAGGAGGTGGACCCGCAAGGTTTTGTGATCGGAAAACGCGCGCAATAA
- a CDS encoding glycosyltransferase — translation MKLLFLTPQLPYPPQQGTTLRNFNLIKQLAPRHTITLLSFGAPDELQNAAPLHALCERIAIAPYPVRALWQRAWTTLTSPLPDMALRLKSAAMHALVARTLREEQCDVVQVEGIEMARYVLNSQFAIRNSQFVFDDHNAEYVLQRTAFESDAKRWTRAHAALYSLIQWKKLERYERAICQLADHVVACSDTDANHIRALFPNDQLPITTIPNGVDTEFYVPSDEVCAKPLAELALVFTGKMDFRPNIDAMIWFCDEILPRIRAEIPLAHIVIVGQKPAPRVAALAQRDGVQVTGAVPDVRPFIADAAVYVMPLRMGSGTRLKALEAMAMGKAIVSTTRGVEGIALMPERDAVLADEPDAFARAVIALLRDPGRRRALGQSARTLAETRYDWRAIVPAFDEIYAQARKETRKQGNRETRELRK, via the coding sequence ATGAAACTCTTGTTCCTCACGCCCCAGTTGCCGTATCCTCCACAACAAGGCACCACGTTGCGGAATTTCAATCTGATCAAACAGCTTGCGCCGCGCCACACGATCACGCTCCTCTCCTTTGGCGCGCCGGACGAATTGCAGAACGCCGCGCCCCTGCACGCGCTGTGCGAACGCATCGCGATCGCGCCGTATCCTGTGCGCGCGTTGTGGCAACGCGCGTGGACGACGCTCACCTCGCCGCTGCCGGACATGGCGCTGCGACTAAAATCCGCTGCGATGCACGCGCTTGTCGCGCGCACGTTGAGAGAAGAGCAATGCGATGTCGTTCAAGTCGAAGGCATCGAGATGGCGCGGTATGTTCTAAATTCGCAATTCGCAATTCGCAATTCGCAATTCGTTTTCGACGATCACAACGCCGAGTACGTCCTGCAACGCACTGCGTTCGAATCGGATGCAAAACGATGGACGCGCGCGCACGCCGCGCTTTACTCGCTGATCCAGTGGAAGAAACTCGAACGCTACGAACGCGCAATCTGCCAACTTGCGGATCACGTCGTCGCGTGTTCCGACACGGACGCCAATCACATTCGCGCGCTATTTCCCAATGACCAATTACCCATCACCACCATCCCCAACGGCGTGGACACCGAGTTCTACGTTCCTTCCGATGAGGTCTGCGCTAAACCGCTCGCGGAACTCGCGCTCGTGTTCACCGGCAAAATGGATTTTCGCCCGAACATTGACGCGATGATCTGGTTCTGCGATGAAATTCTGCCGCGCATTCGCGCCGAGATTCCGCTCGCGCACATCGTCATCGTCGGGCAGAAACCCGCGCCGCGTGTCGCCGCGCTCGCGCAACGCGATGGTGTGCAAGTGACCGGCGCGGTGCCGGACGTTCGTCCGTTCATCGCGGACGCGGCGGTCTACGTGATGCCGTTGCGAATGGGCAGCGGCACGCGGCTCAAGGCGCTCGAAGCGATGGCGATGGGCAAGGCGATTGTCTCAACCACGCGCGGCGTCGAAGGCATCGCGCTGATGCCCGAACGCGACGCGGTGCTCGCGGACGAACCGGACGCGTTCGCGCGCGCGGTCATCGCGCTCTTGCGCGACCCAGGACGCCGGCGCGCGCTCGGTCAATCTGCGCGCACGCTCGCGGAAACCCGGTACGATTGGCGCGCGATTGTTCCCGCGTTCGATGAGATTTACGCGCAAGCGCGTAAGGAAACAAGAAAGCAGGGAAACAGGGAAACGAGGGAATTAAGGAAATAA
- a CDS encoding glycosyltransferase family 4 protein, whose translation MRVVMVSKALVVGQYQTKAEEIAKHPDIELVVVVPPAWRDERGILPLERVHTRGYDLSVAPIRFNGQFHLHYYPTLPTLLEQIKPDLVHIDEEPYNLATFFALRAAQRVRAKSLFFTWQNLARRYPPPFAWMEAYVLRHSDYALAGNAESVDVLRAKGYHGKASVIPQFGVDQTSFSPRPTTQRPNDATTQLFRIGYVGRFVAEKGVALLLRAVAPLSGEWELRLLGSGPEQARLETLARELGIASRVVFESWVASTEMPERLRALDALVLPSITRPNWKEQFGRVLIEAMACAVPVIGSTCGEIPHLIGDAGLIFPEGDAPTLTAHLAALRDDPTRRAELGARGRARVLAQYTQTRIAAETSRVYRALFESRVDRTDN comes from the coding sequence ATGCGCGTTGTGATGGTCAGCAAAGCTCTCGTCGTCGGACAATACCAGACCAAAGCCGAAGAGATCGCCAAACATCCGGACATCGAACTCGTCGTGGTCGTGCCGCCGGCTTGGCGCGATGAACGCGGCATTCTCCCGCTCGAACGCGTCCACACGCGCGGCTACGACTTGTCCGTCGCGCCGATTCGCTTCAACGGTCAATTCCACTTGCACTATTACCCGACCCTGCCCACGCTGCTTGAGCAAATTAAACCGGACCTCGTTCACATTGACGAAGAGCCGTACAACCTCGCAACGTTTTTCGCACTGCGCGCCGCGCAACGCGTTCGCGCAAAATCGCTTTTCTTTACCTGGCAAAACCTCGCGCGCCGCTATCCGCCGCCGTTCGCGTGGATGGAAGCGTACGTTTTGCGTCACAGCGATTACGCGCTCGCCGGCAATGCCGAGTCGGTTGACGTGTTGCGCGCAAAAGGATATCACGGCAAAGCGAGCGTAATCCCCCAGTTCGGTGTTGACCAAACCAGTTTCTCACCGCGTCCAACGACTCAACGACCCAACGACGCAACGACGCAACTTTTTCGTATCGGCTACGTCGGGCGCTTCGTCGCCGAAAAAGGCGTCGCGTTGTTGCTGCGCGCGGTTGCGCCGTTGAGTGGCGAGTGGGAATTACGTTTGCTGGGTAGTGGTCCAGAGCAAGCGCGGCTCGAAACGCTCGCGCGCGAACTCGGCATCGCGTCGCGCGTCGTTTTCGAATCCTGGGTCGCGTCCACCGAGATGCCAGAACGGTTGCGCGCACTCGACGCGCTCGTGCTTCCTTCGATCACGCGACCAAATTGGAAGGAGCAATTCGGGCGCGTGCTGATCGAAGCGATGGCGTGTGCGGTGCCGGTGATTGGTTCCACCTGCGGCGAGATTCCGCATCTCATCGGCGACGCCGGTTTGATTTTTCCAGAGGGCGATGCGCCCACGCTCACCGCGCACCTCGCCGCGTTACGCGACGATCCCACGCGCCGCGCAGAACTCGGCGCGCGCGGGCGCGCGCGTGTGCTCGCACAGTACACGCAAACGCGGATCGCCGCAGAAACATCTCGCGTCTACCGCGCGCTATTCGAATCGCGCGTGGATCGGACAGACAACTAA
- a CDS encoding GAF domain-containing protein has translation MRREISPGTGERFLATLEMTDKLHIALEVSLMAVCSMTNESIATILASQQMQRALHEAAWAAHVLLRADATIIFAFTDEQQFRAAVWHGVEAADAALDARGAYVQSLRAGRRAIAWSQSDQCADADVRGLIERLAPGGGLMVPLFVNADLVGVWLVAATPARTFGEHDELMLRTLAENISLTTESVLLSAENLRYRRETDALYEIGKEISQLLDLDRALEVIAEKTCALLNAEISYIALADDAAQVIRVRVTQGTHHDALRHMVIRYGEGVGGYVATTRTPLLLDNYPRDARPKPAGIADIVASEEIISVICVPMFTRQKLVGVLYAASRREAAFKPAQLDLLYALGTQAAIAIENARLYQEAKVTSERLRADRNTHTQLLNLVLNNQGLLAIADTLSDLVHLPIVVENSRLHLVCASSRGCVAIDDRQIANLHSSSVELWHNPVFSDQLTILRDERRLVRVPPQPDRRIYHPRVIAPIVAGANLLGYVSAWEVGQNLTEQQCAAIEQASIVFALEFLKQDAAEAVEQRLAGDFLDDLISGRGTSDPAIQQRARRYRFDWTRAHRVVVLDIDGFAEAIKEHRWTETDALTIKRRFVGTARDVITADAPGALIGTRGDSLIAIVPARDLSALAQAMQHALRAALAEVTVSVGIGRAADTVAGLPGSYDDARAVIRAANRAGARGSVATFESLGVLPLLLQTQDQQGLMDFQERHLRALLDYDARHQTQLVSTLTAYLAHSGSLQKTATACHVHLNSLKYRMRRIREITGLDLDDGEVRFNLQLALSIHSALTMLRDA, from the coding sequence TTGCGACGAGAAATCTCGCCAGGTACGGGCGAGCGATTTCTCGCTACGCTCGAAATGACAGACAAGTTGCACATTGCGTTAGAGGTATCTTTGATGGCAGTGTGTTCAATGACGAACGAATCCATCGCGACGATTTTGGCAAGCCAACAAATGCAACGCGCGCTTCACGAAGCGGCGTGGGCGGCGCACGTGCTTTTGCGCGCGGATGCGACGATTATTTTCGCGTTCACAGACGAACAGCAATTTCGCGCGGCAGTTTGGCATGGCGTTGAAGCCGCCGATGCCGCGCTGGACGCGCGCGGCGCGTACGTCCAGTCGTTGCGCGCGGGACGCCGCGCCATCGCGTGGTCGCAGTCCGACCAGTGCGCCGACGCGGACGTGCGCGGATTGATCGAGCGTCTCGCGCCGGGCGGTGGGCTGATGGTTCCCTTGTTCGTCAACGCGGATCTGGTTGGCGTGTGGCTCGTCGCGGCGACTCCTGCGCGCACGTTCGGCGAACACGACGAGTTGATGCTACGGACGCTCGCTGAAAACATCAGTCTGACCACCGAGAGTGTATTGCTTTCGGCGGAGAATTTGCGTTATCGCCGCGAGACTGACGCGCTGTACGAAATCGGCAAAGAGATTTCGCAACTGCTCGATTTGGATCGCGCGCTGGAGGTGATCGCGGAAAAAACGTGCGCGTTGCTCAACGCCGAAATCAGTTACATCGCGTTGGCGGACGACGCGGCGCAAGTGATCCGCGTGCGCGTGACCCAGGGCACGCATCACGATGCGCTGCGACACATGGTCATTCGTTATGGCGAAGGTGTTGGTGGTTACGTCGCGACGACGCGCACGCCGCTATTGCTCGACAACTATCCGCGCGATGCGCGTCCCAAACCAGCTGGCATCGCGGACATCGTCGCATCCGAAGAAATCATTTCGGTGATTTGTGTGCCGATGTTCACGCGGCAAAAACTCGTCGGCGTGTTGTACGCGGCGAGCCGGCGCGAAGCCGCGTTCAAGCCGGCGCAACTCGATTTGCTCTACGCGCTCGGTACGCAAGCCGCCATCGCGATTGAAAACGCGCGGCTGTATCAAGAAGCCAAGGTGACGAGCGAACGTTTGCGCGCGGATCGCAATACGCACACGCAGTTGCTCAACCTCGTATTGAACAACCAGGGTTTGTTGGCGATTGCCGACACGCTCTCCGATTTGGTGCATTTGCCCATCGTCGTCGAGAACAGTCGCTTGCATTTGGTGTGCGCCTCATCGCGTGGGTGCGTGGCGATAGACGATCGGCAGATCGCGAACTTGCATTCGTCTTCGGTTGAGTTATGGCACAATCCGGTGTTTAGCGACCAGCTGACCATTTTGCGCGACGAGCGTCGTCTCGTTCGCGTGCCGCCGCAACCGGATCGGCGCATCTATCACCCGCGCGTCATCGCGCCGATTGTCGCGGGCGCGAACCTGCTCGGTTACGTGTCGGCGTGGGAAGTTGGACAAAACCTCACCGAGCAGCAGTGCGCGGCAATCGAGCAAGCCTCGATCGTGTTCGCGCTCGAATTTCTCAAACAGGACGCGGCAGAGGCGGTCGAGCAGCGCCTGGCAGGTGATTTCCTCGACGATCTAATTTCGGGACGCGGCACGAGCGACCCGGCAATTCAACAACGCGCGCGGCGGTACCGCTTCGATTGGACACGCGCCCATCGCGTCGTGGTGTTGGATATTGACGGGTTTGCTGAGGCGATCAAGGAGCATCGTTGGACAGAAACTGACGCGTTGACGATCAAACGACGTTTTGTCGGTACGGCGCGCGACGTCATCACGGCGGATGCGCCCGGCGCATTGATCGGCACGCGCGGCGACAGTCTCATCGCGATTGTGCCCGCGCGCGATCTGTCCGCGCTCGCGCAAGCGATGCAACACGCGCTCCGTGCCGCGCTTGCCGAAGTGACGGTGTCCGTGGGGATTGGACGGGCGGCGGATACCGTGGCGGGCTTGCCCGGTTCGTACGACGACGCGCGGGCAGTGATCCGCGCGGCGAATCGCGCGGGGGCGCGTGGCAGTGTGGCGACGTTCGAGAGTCTGGGCGTGTTGCCGCTCTTGTTGCAAACCCAGGATCAGCAAGGATTGATGGATTTCCAAGAACGGCATCTGCGCGCGTTGCTCGATTATGATGCGCGGCATCAAACGCAACTCGTTTCGACGCTGACGGCGTACCTGGCGCACAGCGGCAGTTTGCAGAAAACCGCGACGGCGTGCCATGTGCATTTGAACAGTCTCAAGTACCGGATGCGGCGCATTCGCGAAATCACCGGGCTAGACCTGGATGACGGCGAGGTGCGGTTCAATCTCCAACTCGCGTTGTCCATTCATTCGGCGTTGACCATGTTGCGCGATGCGTGA
- a CDS encoding CoA transferase subunit A: MSDDVISQGEVFTSPDSNAAREFFRQKSRAMTNKQMSVSETVSRFVHDGDYVASGGFGGVRIATAILHEIVRQHKKNLGFSGHTATHDFQIMVAGKCFDRCDAAYIVGLEMRGLSPNARRYMETGKVRVTDWSNATLGWRYKAAAMGLPYLPARSLMGTDVLKNSAAKEITCPFTGEKLVALPALFPDVGIVHVHRADVYGNAQIDGISVADYDIVRASKHVIVSTERIVNTDEIRKDPSKTLAPYWLVDAVCHVPYGGYPGDMPYEYYSDEEHLAEWMEAEKDEATLDAFINKYIYDTENFDEYLALKGGETRMAELRALQPLRRG; the protein is encoded by the coding sequence ATGAGTGACGATGTGATTTCTCAGGGTGAAGTGTTTACTTCGCCGGATTCGAATGCGGCGCGCGAGTTCTTTCGTCAAAAATCGCGCGCGATGACGAACAAGCAAATGAGCGTGAGTGAGACGGTGAGTCGTTTCGTCCACGATGGCGATTACGTCGCGTCCGGCGGATTTGGCGGCGTGCGCATCGCGACGGCGATTCTGCACGAGATCGTGCGCCAACACAAAAAGAACCTGGGATTTTCCGGGCATACTGCGACGCACGATTTTCAAATCATGGTCGCGGGCAAATGTTTCGACCGGTGCGATGCCGCGTACATCGTCGGCTTGGAGATGCGCGGACTGTCGCCCAACGCGCGGCGCTACATGGAGACCGGCAAGGTGCGCGTGACCGACTGGAGCAACGCGACACTGGGTTGGCGCTACAAAGCGGCGGCGATGGGCTTGCCGTATTTGCCGGCGCGCTCGTTGATGGGCACAGACGTGCTCAAGAACAGCGCGGCGAAAGAAATCACGTGCCCGTTCACCGGCGAAAAACTCGTCGCGTTGCCCGCACTGTTTCCGGATGTTGGCATTGTGCACGTTCATCGCGCGGACGTGTACGGCAACGCGCAGATTGACGGCATCAGCGTGGCAGATTACGACATCGTGCGCGCATCGAAACACGTGATCGTCAGTACCGAGCGGATTGTCAATACCGATGAGATTCGCAAAGATCCCAGCAAAACACTCGCGCCGTACTGGCTGGTGGACGCGGTGTGTCATGTGCCGTACGGCGGTTATCCCGGCGACATGCCGTACGAGTACTACTCGGATGAAGAGCATCTCGCCGAGTGGATGGAAGCGGAGAAGGACGAAGCGACGCTCGACGCGTTTATAAACAAGTACATTTACGACACGGAAAATTTTGACGAGTATCTCGCGCTCAAGGGCGGCGAAACGCGGATGGCGGAACTGCGCGCATTGCAACCTCTGCGACGCGGCTAG
- a CDS encoding glycosyltransferase family 4 protein: MRIGIDARLVYYHKAGIGQYILRLTQALAQIDSDNDYVLFASRKDDTRIVTQSNFKRARLWTPSHHRFERQALSLELLPFTLDVLHSPDFIPPSRTRFPGVITVHDLAFLLYPRFLTRESARYYGQVDIAARQADHIIAVSQSTKRDLIRLLGVPENKVSVIHEAAHPLFAPVTNTEALERTRARYYLTAPFFLFVSTLEPRKNLPTLLRAFRQLRDKYKITATLALVGNRGWLADEVDRVIAELNLGDTVRFLGGIPNDELVYLYNAAAAFVFPSFYEGFGLPPLEAMACGTPVITSNVSSLPEVVGDAALLINPEDVDALAVAMSRVLSDEKLRREMRDKGLKRAQGFSWERAARETLDVYRQVAAQ, from the coding sequence GTGCGAATTGGGATTGACGCGCGGCTCGTCTATTATCACAAAGCCGGCATCGGGCAGTACATCTTGCGCCTGACCCAGGCGCTGGCGCAGATTGATAGCGACAACGACTATGTCTTGTTCGCCAGTCGCAAAGATGACACACGCATCGTCACGCAATCGAATTTCAAACGCGCGCGCTTGTGGACTCCCAGCCATCATCGCTTTGAGCGGCAAGCGTTGTCGCTCGAATTGCTTCCCTTTACCCTTGACGTATTGCACAGTCCGGATTTCATTCCACCCTCGCGCACGCGCTTTCCCGGCGTCATCACCGTGCACGATCTCGCGTTTCTCCTTTATCCGCGATTCTTGACGCGCGAGAGCGCGCGCTATTACGGTCAGGTGGACATCGCCGCGCGCCAAGCCGATCACATCATCGCCGTTTCGCAAAGCACCAAACGCGATTTGATTCGTCTGCTCGGCGTGCCCGAAAACAAAGTGTCCGTGATTCACGAAGCCGCGCATCCGCTCTTTGCGCCGGTCACGAACACGGAAGCGCTCGAACGCACGCGCGCGCGTTATTATTTGACCGCGCCCTTTTTCCTATTCGTCAGCACGCTCGAGCCGCGCAAAAATTTGCCGACGTTGCTACGCGCGTTTCGTCAACTGCGCGACAAGTACAAAATTACCGCGACGCTCGCGCTGGTGGGCAATCGCGGTTGGCTCGCCGATGAAGTGGATCGCGTGATCGCGGAGTTGAACCTGGGTGACACCGTACGCTTTTTGGGCGGCATTCCCAACGACGAACTGGTGTATCTGTACAACGCCGCCGCCGCGTTCGTGTTCCCCTCGTTCTACGAAGGGTTTGGTTTGCCACCGCTCGAAGCGATGGCGTGCGGCACGCCGGTCATCACGTCGAACGTGTCGTCGCTCCCCGAAGTCGTCGGCGACGCGGCGTTGCTCATCAATCCCGAAGACGTGGATGCGCTGGCGGTCGCCATGTCCCGCGTCCTCTCCGATGAAAAATTGCGCCGCGAAATGCGCGATAAAGGTTTGAAACGCGCCCAGGGTTTTTCGTGGGAGCGCGCCGCGCGCGAAACGCTCGACGTGTACCGTCAAGTCGCCGCGCAATGA
- a CDS encoding short-chain fatty acid transporter: MVMLQKLATAMTRWSTRWVPDAWIIAVILTIVGYLMAFFLAPSAKPAGLPELKPALDLDRAGVLVFYWGRGFWVLLTFAMQMSLIILTGYIVAVSPPFRRLLNWLAGLPKDPRSAIALMAFVSMALSFFNWGLSIVGSAVFARFMVKKQRGVDYRLLIAAAYLGLGTTWHSGLSASAPLLVATPGHFMEKQMGLIDITQTIFHPFNLVLIAVIMIFLTVFTPLLHPRKEDVVEADPTLVQEEEFTPPTLPKDATPAEKLEHSPVINVLIGAIFGLVFLWQYFGAAPAGGQITLQIALSRINLDTVNFIFLTLGVLLHWTPASLLKAAKEAGGFIWGVVLQFPFYAGVFGIIQYSGLQDVIANWFVVLANKSTYPAFIYWYSGILNYFVPSGGSKWAIEAPYVIAAGVKLGVPNSLTVLTYAWGDMMTDIIQPFWAIPLLGVAKLNFRDIMGYCLIIFIPYVIIITIAFLLAPMFF; encoded by the coding sequence ATCGTTATGTTGCAGAAACTGGCTACCGCGATGACGCGCTGGAGCACGCGCTGGGTTCCGGATGCCTGGATTATCGCGGTCATCCTGACGATCGTGGGTTATTTGATGGCTTTCTTTCTCGCGCCATCTGCCAAACCCGCCGGCTTGCCCGAACTCAAACCCGCGCTCGATTTGGATCGCGCGGGTGTGTTGGTCTTTTACTGGGGTCGCGGTTTTTGGGTCTTGTTGACCTTCGCGATGCAAATGTCCTTGATTATCTTGACCGGTTACATCGTCGCCGTGTCGCCGCCGTTCCGCCGCCTGCTCAACTGGCTTGCCGGTCTGCCGAAAGATCCGCGTAGCGCGATCGCGCTGATGGCGTTCGTTTCGATGGCGTTGTCGTTCTTCAACTGGGGTCTTTCGATTGTCGGCTCGGCGGTGTTCGCGCGCTTTATGGTGAAAAAGCAACGCGGCGTGGACTATCGTTTGCTCATCGCCGCGGCGTACCTGGGTCTCGGCACGACGTGGCATTCGGGCTTGTCCGCGTCCGCGCCGTTGCTCGTCGCAACGCCCGGGCACTTTATGGAAAAACAAATGGGTTTGATTGACATCACGCAAACCATCTTTCACCCATTTAACCTGGTCCTGATCGCGGTCATTATGATCTTCTTGACCGTGTTCACGCCGTTGCTGCATCCCAGGAAAGAGGATGTGGTTGAAGCGGATCCGACGCTCGTGCAAGAGGAAGAATTCACACCGCCCACGCTACCCAAGGACGCGACACCCGCCGAGAAACTCGAACACTCGCCGGTCATCAATGTGCTCATCGGCGCGATCTTTGGCTTGGTGTTCCTGTGGCAGTACTTTGGCGCAGCGCCCGCCGGCGGTCAGATTACATTGCAAATCGCGTTGAGTCGCATCAACCTTGACACCGTCAACTTTATCTTCCTGACTCTCGGCGTGCTGCTGCACTGGACGCCCGCATCTTTGCTCAAAGCCGCGAAAGAAGCCGGCGGATTTATCTGGGGCGTCGTTCTGCAATTCCCGTTTTACGCCGGCGTGTTTGGGATCATTCAGTACTCGGGCTTGCAAGACGTGATTGCGAATTGGTTCGTCGTGCTCGCGAACAAGAGCACGTATCCGGCGTTCATCTACTGGTACTCCGGCATCCTGAATTACTTTGTGCCGTCCGGCGGTTCCAAGTGGGCGATTGAAGCGCCATACGTCATCGCCGCCGGCGTCAAGCTGGGTGTGCCGAACTCGTTGACCGTGTTGACGTACGCGTGGGGCGATATGATGACGGACATCATCCAACCGTTCTGGGCGATTCCATTGCTCGGCGTCGCGAAACTCAACTTTCGCGACATTATGGGCTATTGCCTCATCATCTTCATCCCGTACGTTATCATCATCACGATTGCGTTTCTGCTCGCGCCCATGTTCTTTTAG